CCACCACGCCGGGCACCTCGCTGCTCATGCGCTCCACCCCACAGGGCGCGGCGTGCAGCGCCGCCACCAGCAGATGGCTGGTCTGGGCGGTGAGCGCCTCGCCGGCGTCAGGTTCCGCCGGCTCGAGGGCCAGCGCCAGGCCCTCGTCGACCCCGGCCAGCTCGGCGCGCAGCTCCGCCTCCAGGGCGGCCACCCGCGCCAGTGCCGCCTCGCGCTGGTCGGCAGGCAGGACCAGAGTGGCGAAGGCCTCCCTCGGCAAGGCGTTGCGCAGCGTGCCGCCGTGATAGTCCACCAGGCGCACCTCGCAGCCCTCCAGAGCGCGCAGCACCCGCACCAGCAGCCGGTTGGCGTTGCCCAGCCCCTTGTGGATGTCCATGCCCGAGTGGCCGCCCCTGAGGCCGGTGAGCGAGAGGCGCATCGCCATCTCGTCCTCGCCGATGGAGGCCGTCGGCAGCTGCGCCACCACCACCACGTCGGCCCCGCCGGCGCAGCCGATATAGACCTCGCCGCGATCCTCGGAGTCCAGGTTGAGCAGCAGCCGGCCCGCAAGCCAGCCCTCGGCCAGATTCAGTGCCCCGCCCATGGATGTCTCCTCCTCCAGGGTGAAGAGCGCCTCCAGCGGGCCGTGGGCCAGGGTGTCATCCTCGAGGATGGCCAGCGCCGCGGCGGCCCCCAGGCCGTTGTCGGCGCCCAGAGTGGTGTCGGTGGCGCGCAGCCAGCCGTCGTCGCCGATGCGGGTCCGGATCGGGTCGCGGGTGAAGTCGTGGGAGGAGCCGGCATTGGCCTGGGGCACCATGTCCAGGTGGGCCTGGAGGATCACCCCCGGTGCACCCTCGCAGCCCGGGGTGGCCGGCTTGCGCAGGCGCAGGTTGCCGAAGGCGTCGCGGTCGTGGGCCAGGCCCCGGGCCTCGGCCCACTGCTCAAGTACCGCCACCAGCGCCGCCTCGTGCCCGGAGGGGCGCGGTGTGTTGCACAGGGTGCGGAAGTGGCGCCACAGCGGCTGCGGCTCGAGCCTTTCGAGATGTTCGTTCATGAGGTGTCTGCTCTGCGATAACCGGCCTACCTTACTCAGCCGGTGCTGGCAGGGGAAGTGGCCTCTCGGCAAGCCTTGTCGTCCCCGACGCGCCGGGGACAGTTCGTAGAGGGGGTCCTATGCCAGGGATGGCATCGGTAGCGTACAGGGAAGTATTCACAGCGCCCCCTCGTAGAACTGTCGCCGGAACAGCGTCGACGCACCAGGGAGCATCACCACTGAATAAGCGCCGCCGCGGCCTGGCGCAGCCGGGCGGTGACCTCGCGGCGCCCGGTGACGCCGAGCAGGGCAGCCAGCCGTTCGCTGCTCGCCCCCTGGAAACCCCAGGCCACCAGCAGGCAGAGCGAGGCGTCACCGGCCGGCACGCCCCGTGCCAGGGCGTGGCGCACCAGCGCCTGCAGTGCCGGACGGGCCAGGGCCGGCTCGCGCTGGGCGAAGGCCACATCCTCCACGTCACGGCGGTCGGCGGCGTCCAATGCCGGCCCGTCCGCCAGCAGGGCGGCGGCGATCTCGGGGGCAAGCCCGCGCAGCTCGAAGGCCAGCAGTCCCGGCAGGGCGCGCCGGAAGCGTGCGGCGAGCCCTTCCACCAGCACCTCGCCCCGCTCGGTCAGTGGGCGCGCCATCATTACCGCATGCTCCCCGGTGGCGGTCTCCCGGGTCAGCCCCAGGCGCAGGGTGACGAAGCCGAGCGAGCGCCAGAAGGCGAGCAGCCCAGGCTCGGCACCGAAGCTTGCGCCGAACAGGTCGACGCCGTCGCGGCGGGCCTGCTCAGCCTCCGCCTCGATCAGCCGCCGGCCCAGCCCGGCGCGTCGCTGAGGCTGGGCCACGGCGATGCGCACCACGCGACGCAGCCGGGCGGTGAGCGCCTCGCGGCTGCCAGCGTGGGCGGCCAGCGACTGGGCCATCAGGTGGCCGCGGGGGCGGCGCTCGCCGCGGGCCACCCGTTCGGCCAGCTCGGCATCGAAGCCCCCCTCGTCGCCGGTGAGCACCACGCCCAGCGGGTAGCGGTCGACCATCAGCGCGCCGATGCCGACGCCGGGGCCATCCAGCAGGCGGCGCAGGTCGGCCGGCGTGGTGCGGTAGTGGGCCTGCACCAACAGGCCGAACAGGGCCCGCAGCCGGGACTCGTCCTCGGCCAGCTCGGCGGGCAGCACCCGCTGCCAGACGACGTCGCCATCAGACGGGGCCCCCGTCGGCTCGGCGTCCAGCAGCAGCAGGCGGTTGACCAGCCCCTCCAGGGGATCATCCGCCGCCCAGCGAATCGGCTCGCCCAGGTGCAGGCCCTGCCAGTTGGGCGCCTCGCGAGCCAGCCGCGGCAGGAAACGCACCGCGAAGCCACGCCCGGAGCCCTCGTAGCCGTGCACCGTGGTGGCGAAGGCGATGCGCGGGAAGGCACCCAGCCACTCGCCGAGCAGGGCGGCGGGTATCGCCGCGGCCTCGTCCACCAGCAGCCGAGCCCCGGCCCCGCCGGTCGCCCCCGCCTGGGCCAGTCGCGTCAGCTCGTCCGGTGCCACGAAGCGCACCCGTCGATCGCCCAGCCGGAAGTCGAGGCCCTGTCGCTCTCCTCCCGGGCAGAGCGTCGCGAGGCGCTCGAAGAGGCTCTCCACCGCCGCCGGCCGCGGCGCGGTGACCAGGATCTCCGCTTCGCCGGCGGCCAGCAATCGCGCGCAGGCGATGCCCAGCGCCGCGCTCTTGCCGCGCCCGCGGTCGGCGGTGATCACCAGCGGGCGCCGCCGACGCTGGCGCACCAGGCGCGCCACCGCCTCGGCCTGGTCGTCGGTCAGGCAGTCGGGATCCGCGCGTTGGCTGCTCGGCTCGGGAGCCAGGGCTTGCAGGGCCGGCTCGGCAAGGGGCGGCAGCAGCGGTGCCTCCCCCGCCCGCCAGCGGATCGGCTCGGGAGCCGCCGCCAGCAGGCGAGCCAGCCGGCCCAGGTAGCGGGCGGTAAGCCGCTCCGGCAGGAACGGGTGCTCGGCCAGGCGGGCGTAGTCGGCATCGGGGTGAGCCCCCCAGTCCGGCGGGGTCATCACCACCAGCAGCCCACCGGCGCGCAGGGTACCGGCCAGGGCGCCGAAGGCATCGGGATCGAAGCCCGCGCCCGCGGAGACCGCATCCACCACCAGCAGGTCCTGCTCGCCGCCCAGGCGGGTGCGGGCCCTGCCGGGCGCCAGGCACGCCCCTTCGGGCAGCCCCGGCGGCGGCGCCGGGGCCACCCAGAGCGGCGCCTGCCAGCCGCCGGCCTGCCAGAGGGCCAGGGCGGCCCGGCGACAGTCGCCCGCCTCGCCGCTGAGCCACACCAGGCCGCGCCAGCGCCGGCTCGCCAGCGCTCCCGCCCGCTCCAGCAGCCGCCCGACCCCTGCCTCTTCCACCATGCTCACCTCCTCGACACCTACGACCTTGGTCGCACCGCCACCTTCTTTCAACGCTGCCGCCGCTGTGAAAAGCACCGCAGGACAACGCCAAGATATTGATAATAAAAACAAAGACGACCCATCCCGCCCCTCGCTGCCTCTCGACACCCCTCGCGGTTCACCCCGCCGGGAGATGGTCGATTATGACACCGAGCGCGTGCTAGCTTGGCAGAGCTGCCGAACCTGCCCGGCTGATCAACCGGCCGGCAGGCACCAGCCCTCCCCGAAGAACAGCAACAGCGGGGGCGTCGGCAATCGCAACGTCTTCTCGACCAACACCAATAACCCGCACAGGGAGCACTCCATGAAGAAGATGACCCAATTTGCCCTCACCGGCCTGGCTGCCGGCGTGGCCCTGGCCGCCCTCACCACCACCGTCCAGGCCCAGGAGCGCTGGACCATGACCACCACCTGGCCGGACAACCTCGACCTGATCCAGATCGACCGCCACTGGGCCGAACTGGTCAACAAGCTGGCCGGCGACGAGCTGCAGATCGAGTTCCGCGCTGGCGGCACCCTGATGCCCGGCACCGAGGTGTTCGACGCCACCGAGGTGGGCAGCATCGAGGCCGCCGGCGACTGGCCCGGCTACTGGGCCGGCCGCAACCCGGCCTTCTCGCCGCTGGCCACCACCACCATGCTGTTCAACGGCGTGGACTACCTCAACTGGATCCAGCAGTGGGGCGGCTGGGATCTCTACCAGGAGATCTACGGCCAGTACAACATGGTCTACCTGCCCTACGGCATTACCAACAACGAGTCCGGCTTCATGGGCCGCACGCCCATCGAGAGCCTGGCCGACCTGGACGGCAAGCGCCTGCGCCTCTCCGGCCGCGACCAGGGACGCGTGCTCGAGCAGCTCGGCGGCTCCCAGGTCAACCTGGCCGGCGGCGAGATCTACCAGGCCATCGAGCGCGGCGTGGTCGATGCCGGCGAGTTCTCCACCCCGGGCGTGGACTACAACGCCGGCTTCGCCGAGGTGGTCGAGCACTGGTCGGTACCCGGCTGGCACCAGTCCGCCAGCGTCTTCGGCGTGATGATCAACAAGGACGCCTGGGACGCCCTCTCCGAGGAGACCCAGGAGAAGCTGAAGATCGCCGCCGACGCCACCATGGCCTGGTCCCTGGCCTGGTCCGAGCGCGGCTCCACCGAAGGCACCGAGAACTTCATCGAGGCCGGTGTGCAGATCAACCCCCTCTCCGCAGAGGAGCTCGACCGCATCCAGGAGATCACCAACGAGGTGATCGTGCGCGGCGCCTGCGAGCACCCGGACCACGCCAAGGTCTACCACTCCATGGTCAGCTACCTGGAGCACTACGCCACCTGGCGTGACATCTCCGCGCCCTTCAACATGAGCCGCACCATGGACAATCTGCCGTCCCTGGAAGAGATCGAAGCCTGCCTGTAAGGCGTGCCGAAGCCGCCCCGGCCCTGCCCGGGGCGGCCTGCGTTCCGACGTCGGAGACTGATCCATGAATGCGATTGCCAAGGCGATCGATACGCTCAACGAGGCGTTCGGGCGGCTCATCGCCCCGCTGATCGCCGTCATCACCCTGGTGGTGCTCTACGATATCGCCCTGCGCTTCTTTACCGGGCGCCCCAGCGACTGGGCCTTCGACATCACCAAGATGCTGTTCGGCGCCCACTTCATGCTGATGGCCGCCTACGGCCTGCGCCATCACGCCCACGTCGAGGTCGACGTGCTCAAGCGCCTGCTCTCGCGCAAGAAGCAGGCCGTCGTCGAGATCCTCGGCTACCTGATCTTCTTCGTGCCCTTCATCTATATGCTGCTGACCCTCGGCTGGAGCTTCTTCATGCGTTCCTACAGCCGTCTGGAGACCACCTACGGGGTGGTGTCGATTCCGGTCTACCCGATCAAGGGCGTCATCGTGGTGGCGGCCTTCCTGATCTGCCTGCAGGCCATTGCCATCGTCATCCGTGCCATCCAGCAGCTGCGGGAGGAGAGCGCATGAACCTGAGTCCCGAACTGCTCACCCTGGTGATGTTCGGCGGGCTGCTGATCGGCCTGTTCATGGGCCACCCGCTGGCCTTCGTGCTGGGCGGCGTCGCCGTCATCGGCGCCTACCTGGGCCCCGGCGAGCGCGTGCTCGGCACCATCATCAACAACATCTACGGCAACGCCATGGACAACTATGTCCTGGTGGCCATTCCCCTCTTCGTGCTGATGGCGCGCTTCCTCAACGATTCCGGCGTCACCGAGAAGATGTTCGAGGCGATGCGCCTGCTGATGGCCAACCTGCGCGGCGGCCTGGCGCTCACCGTGGTCATCGTCTCGGTGCTGCTGGCCGCCACCACCGGCATCGTCGGCGCCTCCATCGCGGTGATGGGCATGATCGCGCTCGCCCCGATGCTCAAGTACGGCTACAACAAGGAGCTCAGCACCGGGGTGATCATGGCCAGCGGCTGCCTGGGCATCCTGATCCCGCCGAGCATCATGCTGATCCTGATGGCCAGCTACTCTCGCCGGTCTCGGTGGGCGCGCTGTTCGCCGGCGCCCTGGTGCCGGGCGTGATGCTGGGCGCGATGTATGCCCTCTACGTGCTGGTGATCTGCTTCGTCAAGCCGAGCTACGGCCCGCCGGTGCCCGCCGCGGAGCGCGCCGAGGTCTCCACCGGCCAGCTGCTGGTGATGCTGGCCAAGTACGTGCTGCCGCCGATGACGCTGATCCTCGGCGTGCTGGGGTCGCTGTTCACCGGCATCGCTACCGCCACCGAGGCCTCGGCCATCGGCGTGGGCATCGCCTTCCTGCTCTTCGTGATCTTCGGCGACCGCAAGCCGAGCACCTGCTTCAAGACCCTGGTCGAGTCCGGCAAGACCACCACCATGGTGATGCTGGTGCTGGTCGGCGCCACCGCCTTCACCGGGGTCTTCTCCCGCGGCGGCGGCATGACGGTGATCAGCGACCTGGTCATGGCCATGCCCGGCGGCACCGTGGGCGCGATGATCTTCATGCTGTTCCTGGTGTTCCTGCTGGGCATGTTCCTGGACTGGACCGGCATCGTGCTGCTGAGCTTCCCGATCATGCTGCCGATCGTCCAGCAGCTGGGCGTCGACGTGCTGTGGTTCGTGGTGATGGTGGCGGTGGTGCTGCAGACCTCCTTCCTCACCCCGCCGTTCGGCTATGCGCTCTTCTACATGAAGGGGGTGGCGCCGAAGGGGGTGGAGATCGTCGATCTCTACAAGGCGGTGCTGCCCTTCGTGGCGCTGATCCTGCTGGCCTGTGTGCTGATGGCCTTCTTCCCGGTGCTGATCACCGGCCTGCCCTCGGCGCTGCTCGGCTACTGAACCGCGCCCACCGGCAACACCCTGCGCCCGCCATGCCCTGCATGGCGGGCGCTTCGGTTTTCAAGGCGCGAGGTCCCGCCTTCGGACATCGAGGAGGCAGGAATTGACGCACGTCATGAAAACTCTTTTGCGTATCATTATCATTTGCAGCAGACAATAATTTTGCTATCGTGCCGATAGACCGAGACTGGCCGTGGACCGCTAACCGCCGCAGAGCGGAATCGTATCGACTGCCAACCCAAGGATCATCCAGATATGCAGAAGTCGCTGTTCGCCTCCGCCACCCTCGTGGCCACCCTGCTTGCCGCCCCGCTGGCCTCTGCCGCCAGCCTGACACTCTATTCCGGTCGCGGCGAGTCCATGGTTGAACCGATCATCGCCCAGTTCGAGAAGAACACCGGCATCAGCGTCAACGTCCGCTACGGCGACACCGCCCAGCTGGCGGTGCTGCTGCAGGAAGAGGGCCGCCGCTCTCCGGCCGACCTCTACTGGGGCCAGGATGCCGGCGCCATGGGCGAGCTGAGCAAGGCCGGCCTGCTGGCCGAGCTGCCCGCCGACATCTACGAGGGGCTGCCCACCATTTATACCAGCGAGAGCGGCAACTGGGTGGCCGCCAGCGGTCGCGCCCGCGTCTTCGCCTATTCACCGGAGCGTGTTGGCGAGGATGAGCACCCCGAGAGCATCTTCGACCTCGTCGATGAGCGCTACGAGGGCCGCGTGGGCTGGGCGCCCACCAACGGATCCTTCCAGTCCTTCGTGACCGCCATGCGCCTGGAGCACGGGGACGAGCGCACCCGCGAGTGGCTCGAGGGCATGAAGGAGAACGGTGCCGTAACCTACCGCAACAACGGCACCCAGGTGCAGGGCATCGCCGACGGCGAGATCGACTTCGGCCTGGTCAACAACTACTACCTGCCGCGCTTCGTGGCCTCCGACGCCGACTTCCCGGTAGAGCAGGCCTTCTTCGCCGACGGCGACATCGGCAACCTGGTGAACGTGGCCGGCATCGCGGTGATCGAGAGCAGCAGTAACCAGGAGGCCGCCGTGGAGTTCGTGCGCTTCCTGCTCTCGCCGGCGGCTCAGCAGTACTTCACCACCAATGTCTTCGAGTACCCGGTCACCCGCGAGGTGATCCAGAACCCGGTGCTCGAGGACTTCGACCGCCTGCTGGAGGTCTCTCCGCAGATCGACCTGGACGACCTGGACGATCTCGAGGGGACCCTCAGGCTGCTGCGTGACGCCGGGCTGCTCTAACCCCGGCCCGCGCCACGCGACCCGCCGCCCGGAGGCGGCGGGTCATCGATAACGAGGCACGATGACCCAGCTACGTCACTCCGCCACGCCGCACCGCGCTCCGGGCCTGCCCCGGCTGCTGCCACGCGGCGTTCCGCTGCATATCCTGCTGCCCTCGCTGATCGCGGCGGGTGTGATGCTGGTGCCCCTGGTCTACCTGGGGCTGCGTGCGTTCGAGGCCGACAGTGCCACCCTCATCGACCTGGTCTTCCGCCCTCGCAACCTGCAGCTGCTGCTCAACACCCTGGCCCTGGCCGCGGGGGTAGTGGCGCTGACCACCCTGATGGCCTTCCCGCTGGCCTGGCTGGTGACCCGCACCGATATCCGCTTCAAGAAGACCCTGACCATTCTCGGCGTGATCCCGCTCGCGGTGCCGGGCTACGTGATGGCCTACGCGCTGATCGGCCTGGGGGGCAACTACGGGGTGCTGGCCCAGCTCACCGGCTTTCAGCTGCCGCGCCTGCAGGGCTACTGGGGCGCGACCCTGGCGCTGTCGCTCTATACCTTCCCCTACCTGTTCCTGAACCTGCGCGCCGCCCTGGCGGGCCTCGATGGCAACCTCGAGGAGAGCGCACGCAGCCTGGGCTACACCCAGGGCGAGATCTTCCGCCGGGTGACCCTGCCCCACCTGATGCCGGCGCTGATGGCCGGCTGGCTGGTGATCACCCTCTACGTGCTGGGCGACTTCGGCGCCGTGGCGCTGATGCGCTACGAGGCCTTCAGCTACGCCATCTACACCCAGTACTCCGGCGCCTTCGATCGCGTCTATGCCGCCTGGCTGGCGCTGATGCTGCTGGCACTGGCCACCTGCTTCGTGATGCTCGACAGCCTGGTGGTGAAGCGCAAGCTGGCGCGCATCGGCACCGGCGTCGCGCGCCCGATGACGCCCCAGCGGCTCGGCCGGGCACGCTTCCTGGCCTGGCCCTATCTGGTCGCGCTGTTCACCGCATCCATCGGCCTGCCGGTGATGATCCTGGCCTACTGGCTGCTGCTGGCACCGCCGGATCTCTCCTTCTTCGCCCGGGTGCCTGGCACCCTGCTGCGCTCCGCCGGTGCCGCCCTGCCGGCCGCCCTGCTGGCCGCGGCCTTCGCCCTGCCCATCGCCTTCCTGACGGTGCGCTACCGCTCGCCCTTTGCGACCCTGGTGGAGCGCTCCGCCTATATCGGCTACGCCCTGCCGCCCCTGGCGCTGGCGCTGGCCATGGTGTTCTTCTCGCTGCGCGCGGTGCCCTTCCTCTACCAGACCCTGGCGATGCTGATCATCACCTGGGCCATGGCCTCGCTGGCGCTGGCCCTGGGGCCGATCCGCAGCGCCCTGCTGCAGACCCGGCCGAGCATGGAGGAGGCCGCCCACTCCCTGGGCCACGGCCCCGTCAGCACCTTCGTCAACGTGATCTTCCCCCGCCTGCGCCGCGGCATCCTGGCCGGCGTGGTACTGGTCTTCGTGCTGTGCATGAAGGAGCTGCCGATCACCTTCCTGCTGGCCCCTACCGGCTACACGACCCTGGCGGTCACCGTCTTTACCCGCACCTCGGAAGGCATGCTGGCCGAGGCGGCACCGTTCGCCGCCGCCATCGTGGTGTTCTCCAGCCTGTCCGTGGGCCTCTTGCTCACCAAGGAGGGCAAATGATGTCCAACCTCAACCTCAAGGCCGCTCCTCAGGGAGCGCCGACCCGGCTGCCCGAGCCGCTGCTCTCGGTGGGCGGGCTGCACAAGCGCTATCGCCGCCAGGACCCGCTGGCGGTGGAGGACGTGAGCTTCTCCCTGGACAACGGCGAGATCCTCGCCCTGCTCGGCCCCAGCGGCTGCGGCAAGACCACCACGCTGCGCATGATCGCCGGCTTCGAGCACCCCGATGCCGGCGAGATCCTGCTGCGCGGCGAGGACGTCACCCCCCTGCCGCCCCAGCAGCGCCGCATCGGCATCGTCTTCCAGGACTACGCCCTCTTCCCGCACATGAGCCTGGGCGAGAACGTCGCCTTCGCCATGCGCCACGTGCCCAAAGCCAAGCGGGCCGCCAAGTCCCGGGAGTGGCTCGACCTGGTGGGGCTGGCGGATCTTGCCGCGCGCATGCCAGACCAGCTCTCCGGCGGCCAGCAGCAGCGCGTGGCACTCGCCCGCACGCTCGCCGCCGAGCCCGAGCTGGTGCTGCTCGACGAGCCCTTTTCCAACCTGGACGCCGCCCTGCGCGAATCGACCCGCAAGGAGGTGCGCCGGCTGTTCAAGGCCGCCGGCACCTCGGTGATCCTGGTCACCCACGACCAGGCCGAGGCGCTCTCCTTCGCCGACCAGGTGGGGGTGATGCACTATGGCCAGCTGATCCAGATGGACCGCCCGGAGCGGATCTACCAGGCACCGGCCACCTCCTTCGTGGCGGAGTTCCTCGGACATACCAACCTGCTGGAGGGCGAGGCCGACGGCGAGATCGCCCGCACCGCACTCGGCCCGGTGGCCATCGACAGCCACTGCCGCGGCCCGGTGCGCCTCTCGCTGCGCCCGGAGTACCTGGCGCTCTCCGCCGCCCCGGACGGCCAGGGTGCCACCATCGTCGAGCGCGAGTTCCGCGGTCACGACTGCTTCTACCTGCTGGAGCAGCACGGCCAGCACTTCTGCGCCATCACTCCCAGCCACAGCCTGTGGAAGGTGGGCGAGCAGGTCAGCCTGGAGCCCCAGCGCACCGCCACGGTGCTCAGGGACTAGCCAAGTAGCACCGACCGTCTAAACAGGAACGCCACCGCAGCCGCGGTGGCGTTCTTGCTATGGCTTCCAGTCAGTAGACAGGAAAAGGCGAGATTTGCGTTATGAGGGAGAGTCAGTGGGCCTCGTCCCAATTGGCCCCACTCTCCGCCTCGACGATCAGCGGCACGCTGAGCTCGGCGGCGCCCTGCATGCGCCCCTTCACCTGCTCGATGAAGGCCTCCACCTGCGCCTCCGCCACCTCGAACACCAGTTCATCGTGGACCTGCATCACCATCCAGGCGTCCATCTCGCCGGCCTGCAGCCAGGCGTCCACGTCGATCATGGCGCGCTTGATGATGTCCGCGGCGGTGCCCTGCATGGGGGCGTTGATCGCGGTGCGTTCGGCCCCCTGGCGGCGGGCGCGGTTCTGGGAGTGGATCTCCGGCAGGTAGAGGCGCCGGCCGAACACCGTCTCGACGAAGCCATCCTCCGCCGCCTGGGTGCGGATGCGCTCCATGTAGCGTGCCACCCCCGGGTAGCGGTCGAAGTAGCGCTCGATCCAGGTCTGGGCCTGATTGCGCTCGATATGCAGCTGGCGGCCCAGGCCCCAGGCGCTCATGCCGTAGATCAGGCCAAAGTTGATCGCCTTGGCGCTGCGCCGCTGGTCCCCCGAGACCTTCTCCAGGGGCACGCCGAACACCTCCGCCGCGGTGGCGGCATGGATATCGCGCCCCTCGGCGAAGGCGTCGAGCAGCCCCCTGTCCTCGGATAGGTGCGCCATGATGCGCAGCTCGATCTGGGAGTAGTCCGCGGCGACGATGCGGTAGCCGGGCCGGGCGATAAAGGCCTGGCGGATCTTGCGCCCCTCCTCGGTGCGAATCGGGATGTTCTGCAGGTTGGGGTCGCTGGAGGAGAGCCGCCCGGTGGCGGTGACCGCCTGGTGGTAGCTGGTGTGCAGCCGCCCGGTTCCCTTGTTGACCAGCCGCGGCAGCTTGTCGGTGTAGGTGGACTTGAGCTTGGCGAGTCCCCGGTGCTCCATGATCACCTTGGGCAGCGGGTAGTCCAGCGCCAGCTCCTCCAGCACGGCTTCCGCGGTGGAGGGCGCCCCCTTGGGGGTCTTCTTGATCACCGGGATCTTCTGCTCCTCGAAGAGGATCTGGCCGAGCTGCTTGGGGGAGCCCAGGTTGAACTCGCGCCCGGCAAGCTCATGAGCGCGGGCCTCCAGCTCGCGGATGCGCACCTCGAGCTCGCGGCTCTGGGCATCGAGGCGCTGCGGGTCCAGCGCCACGCCGGTGCGCTCCATGCGCGACAGCACCGGCACCAGCGGCAGCTCGATCTCTTCCAGTACCTCGGCCAGGCGCCCGGTGGCCGCGAGGCGCGGGCGCAGCTCGCCGTGCAGGCGCAGGGTGATGTCGACGTCCTCGCAGGCGTAGGGGGCCGCCTGCTCCAGGGCGATCTGATTGAAGGTGAGCTGCTTGGCCCCCTTGCCGGCGATCTCCTCGAAGGAGACGGTCTTCTCGCCGAGGTACTTCAGCGCCAGGGAGTCCATGTCGTGGCGGGTGGCGGTGGAGTCCAGCACGTAGGACTCCAGCATGGTGTCCTCCAGGGGCCCTGCCACCGTGATGCCGTGGCTCGCCAGCACCGAGATGTCGTACTTGAGGTTCTGGCCGATCTTGGTCTTGCCGGCATCCTCCAGCAGCGGCTTTAGGGCAGCGAGCACCGCGTCGCGGTCGAGCTGCGCGGGGGCGTCCAGGTAGTCGTGGGCGAGCGGGATATAGGCCGCCTCCCCCGCCTGAAGCGCCAGCCCCACCCCGACGATCTGCGCCTCCATGTAGTTGAGGCTGGTGGTCTCCAGGTCGAAGCAGAAGGCCTCGGCCGCCTGCAGGCGCGCAAGCCAGGCGTCGAGGTCGGCCTGTTCGAGGATCATCTGGTCCTCCCGGGCATCGCTACAGGGGGGAGCGTCGGCATCGGCAGGGGTCGGCGTGCCGCCGGCGGCATCATCGACGCCGCTGTCGCTGCCCTCCAGCAGCTCGGCGAGCCACGCCTTGAACTCGTACTCGCGGTAGAGCTCGAGGAGCGCCTCGCGATCCGGGTGGGCGATATCGAGATCGTCGAGGCCGACGGGCAGCTCGCAGTCGGTCTTGATGGTGGCCAGCCGGTAGGAGAGGAAGGCCTGGTCGCGGTGCTCCTCGAGCTTCTTCGGCAGCGTCTTGGCGCCGCGGAAATCCAGCGTCTTGACCTTCTCGAGATCGGCATAGATGGTCTCTAGGCCGCCCTCCATGCCTTGCAGTAGGCCCAGCGCGGTCTTCTCGCCCACGCCGGGCACGCCGGGAATG
The Halomonas alkalicola DNA segment above includes these coding regions:
- a CDS encoding ABC transporter ATP-binding protein, which encodes MSNLNLKAAPQGAPTRLPEPLLSVGGLHKRYRRQDPLAVEDVSFSLDNGEILALLGPSGCGKTTTLRMIAGFEHPDAGEILLRGEDVTPLPPQQRRIGIVFQDYALFPHMSLGENVAFAMRHVPKAKRAAKSREWLDLVGLADLAARMPDQLSGGQQQRVALARTLAAEPELVLLDEPFSNLDAALRESTRKEVRRLFKAAGTSVILVTHDQAEALSFADQVGVMHYGQLIQMDRPERIYQAPATSFVAEFLGHTNLLEGEADGEIARTALGPVAIDSHCRGPVRLSLRPEYLALSAAPDGQGATIVEREFRGHDCFYLLEQHGQHFCAITPSHSLWKVGEQVSLEPQRTATVLRD
- the polA gene encoding DNA polymerase I — its product is MADTPIVLVDGSSYLYRAFHALPPLTTSNGQPTGAIKGVLNMLKRLIKDYPDSPMAVVFDAPGKTFRDELFAEYKSHRPPMPDDLRSQVAPLHQCVKALGLPLLCIEGVEADDVIGTLARRATEAGRDAVISTGDKDMAQLVNAHITLVNTMKDETLDVAGVEEKFGLPPELIIDLLALMGDKVDNIPGVPGVGEKTALGLLQGMEGGLETIYADLEKVKTLDFRGAKTLPKKLEEHRDQAFLSYRLATIKTDCELPVGLDDLDIAHPDREALLELYREYEFKAWLAELLEGSDSGVDDAAGGTPTPADADAPPCSDAREDQMILEQADLDAWLARLQAAEAFCFDLETTSLNYMEAQIVGVGLALQAGEAAYIPLAHDYLDAPAQLDRDAVLAALKPLLEDAGKTKIGQNLKYDISVLASHGITVAGPLEDTMLESYVLDSTATRHDMDSLALKYLGEKTVSFEEIAGKGAKQLTFNQIALEQAAPYACEDVDITLRLHGELRPRLAATGRLAEVLEEIELPLVPVLSRMERTGVALDPQRLDAQSRELEVRIRELEARAHELAGREFNLGSPKQLGQILFEEQKIPVIKKTPKGAPSTAEAVLEELALDYPLPKVIMEHRGLAKLKSTYTDKLPRLVNKGTGRLHTSYHQAVTATGRLSSSDPNLQNIPIRTEEGRKIRQAFIARPGYRIVAADYSQIELRIMAHLSEDRGLLDAFAEGRDIHAATAAEVFGVPLEKVSGDQRRSAKAINFGLIYGMSAWGLGRQLHIERNQAQTWIERYFDRYPGVARYMERIRTQAAEDGFVETVFGRRLYLPEIHSQNRARRQGAERTAINAPMQGTAADIIKRAMIDVDAWLQAGEMDAWMVMQVHDELVFEVAEAQVEAFIEQVKGRMQGAAELSVPLIVEAESGANWDEAH